From bacterium:
TCATGGAAATCGGCGATATTTATTTTACAACGGCCCAATACGATCAAGCTGTAAAAACCTATGAATCGCTGGCCGGATCTGCAGCCGATTCGCTTCAGACACTCGAAGCGGCATTCAAGCTTGGATTGGCCTATGAACGAATCAATAACCTGTCTAAAGCCAATGACCGTTATCTTTCTATTATCGATACGTATGGACAACATTCGAGTACATTTAAATATGTTTCGCTTGCGTATCTTAAGTTGGCCATTAATTATGAAGCGTTGAAAAAATTCCGCGAAGCCGCCGCCTATTACGATCTTTTCATTAAAGTATTTCCGAAATATGAGAAACTTGATCGCGTGTACTACCGGCGAGCACGGCTTTTACAATCCGAGCTCAAAGATTACCAGGAAGCTTTGTTGACTTATTCGGCGATGAATCGATTTTATCCGAAAAGCCGGTTGAGCGATCAAGGTCAATTTTATCTCGGCAAAGCTTATGCGCAGAACGGGCAAATTGACAATGCCGAGACGATTTTCAGCCAATTTAAGTTAGATTTCCCCGGCAGTGAATTGATTGTGAACGCTGAAGCGGAATTAGAATATTTAAAAAATTATTTTGGAGGCAGTAGTTCCAACGAAACATTGGAAAGCATTATTTATCTGCTTGGGAGTGTAATTGAAGAAAGACCGAAAGATCAGGTCTCATTTGCTTACGGTAAATTATTTTTTGATCAACTGAAAGATTACAAAGGTGCGGCGGCTCTTTTCCGGAAAGTGCAGGCTGTCACCAAAGACCGGGACCTGCAGGAAGACGCATCCTATTACACGGCATTGTCTTTTGATAAACTTTCGAAAAAAACAGCCGAATTTAAATCATACGCTGACAGCGCCGTAGCGGAGTTTAAACTATTGACCGGCGGTAAGTATGCCGACATTGCAGCTTTGTCAATTGTTGAGCATAGTTTAGAGAATATAAACGATGTCAAAGAGCGTGCTCTGAAAAGTAAAGCTTATTACGCCGGCCTTTTAGACCGTTATCCGGCCAGCGCTTTACGTGATCAAATGTTACTGAAACTCGGTCAGTCACTTTGGGAACTTGGTGATATCAAACCCAAGGCTGAAGTTAAAGATGGTAAGGCGGATAAAAATAAAAAAGATTCTACCGTAACAAAAAAGCAATTTGATTCCGCCATCGATTGTTTCGATGAAATTATTCGTTCGTATCCTTCAAGCTCTGTTATCGATGATGCGTATTTTAAACGATTGTTGTGCCTGACTGTTATAGGGCAAACCGATGATCTAAACAAAGGGCTCAACGATTATTTAGGCGGATTTTCAAGAGGCAAATACGTCGCCAATGCCAAATACATGCAGGCGCGCATCAAAGAACAGAAACGTGAATATGCTGCCGCGATTGTTATCTACAATGAATTGATCAATCAATATTATTATACGGTTTTCGCAGACAGCGCCGCGCAAGGCATTGGTAATAATTATCTGTTGACACAGCAATATGAATCAGCCATCGCAGCGTATCAAAATAGTTTACAGCTTGATAAGGACGAATTTGCCGATATTGATATTTTGAATGTCCAGGCAACGCCGCATAATCCGATCGATTATAAAATTGCATTGTCGTATGAAAAGCTGAACAATATTACACGGGCGGTGGAATATTACGAATCGTATTTATTCCCGGATAAAAAAGGCGACTTTGCTCCGCAGGCTTTGTTTGCTCTTGGAAAAATCTACGAGGACAAGCAGGACCGTCTTAATGCTATAAGATATTACGGTACGTTAAGCGACGGATATCCCAATTCCGAACTGGGTTTTAATGCGCTCAATCGTATTGCAGAAATTCAGTTTGAAGCGCAAAATTATGCCGATGCAAAAAAAGCTTATCAAGTGTTGTCAAAATTATCGAAAAATAATTCGGAACAGGTGATCCTCGATTCAAGGGCCATTATTTGTACGTATCGGCTGGGAACGGTGAATTTAACTACTGAAATGGAAAAGGCCTTCAATAAGAAGTACGAAAAAGATAAAAACCTTAAGATGCTTCTGTATAATGCCAATGCGGAATTTCTGTACGAATTAGGCCATTATTATCAATATGACAAATTGAAATACGAACCGGCTTTGAAAACTTATAAAGATCTGCTCGATGATTATAAAAATGTGGGTATTGCGGCTGATGCCTTATTTGAAATGGGCGTGATTCGTTTTAATGAAGGCAAGAGCAAGGAGGGATTCGAGATTTTTCAGCAGATTCCGCAAAAATATCCCGACAGCGAGATTCTTCCCAAAGTGTATTTGCGTTCAGCCATTGAGGCGTTTAAGTTAGAACAAGTGCAGACAGCCATCGATGCTTGTAAAATTGCATTGCAGCATCCTAAGATCAAACCACAGGATGCTAAAGTTGGAACGGATTTCCTGATCAAGGTTTACAAAGCCGCTGGATTCTATGAAAATGCATTGTTGCTCATTCAGCAATATCTTGACCGATTTCCCGACGACGAACCGGCGAATTTATTTTCCAAGCGTATCGACATTGGTGTCATGCATAAAAACCTCAAAGCCTACGATCGTGCAATCGAATATCTGAAAGATCTTATCAAAACCGCATCCGGAGAAGATGAAGCTGAAATTCAATACAATATTGCCGAAACGTATTTCGCCATGGGAAATTTCGAACAGGCGCTTTTGGAATATTTACGCATTCCGTATCTGACCTTGGGAACTAAATTTGACTGGGCGACGGCGGCCAAAAGCCAGGCGGCGGAATGTTATGTGAAGCTCGCCAAGTATTCTGAAGCTATTGCCATGTATGATGAGATCATGAAAAAGCACGGTACGAACAGTGAATACGGACGTTTTGCGAAAAATCGTATTGACGAAATCAGGAAAATGAAATAATGCATAAAATTATTGCCGTGCCCCGCAATGCGAAGACGGTCGCCGTCGGAGCGGCGCTGCAAGCGTCCCGGATCATCATGGATTATTTCGGTAAAGCTGTTCAGATCGACGCCAAACAGCATCACGATTTTGTCACGGAAGTCGACCGGCGATCGGAAGAAACGATTATTAATTATATTCACCGCACTTTTCCCGATCATGAAATCTTAGCGGAGGAGTCGGGCCGCCACGCGAATGTCAGTCCGTATCGATGGATTATCGATCCGTTGGACGGTACGACGAACTTTATTCATGGTA
This genomic window contains:
- a CDS encoding tetratricopeptide repeat protein, with product MTIDRTGRGIIVILNFWLIAFSLQAQVSNSDTDFLYARKLYDDKLYSLSAQEFSRFIKNYPSDARVPDARYYSGMSFFNSALYENARRDFQFLAIDFPKDKRAPEAWEKVAECYAALGDYAAAANSLSSIVTFYPDAPNAIRSVLQSSDYFIKAGDTRSAKDKLQKLIADRPDIPEVHQARLKLAQLFKSEQNYTQALLELQNVIDKAKDPELGASATYEKAQISEILGKSDDARVGYVKLINRYAKTKMAPYGMFEMGSILLREKNFTEAKKMFENASVSVVATVSLKNAALMEIGDIYFTTAQYDQAVKTYESLAGSAADSLQTLEAAFKLGLAYERINNLSKANDRYLSIIDTYGQHSSTFKYVSLAYLKLAINYEALKKFREAAAYYDLFIKVFPKYEKLDRVYYRRARLLQSELKDYQEALLTYSAMNRFYPKSRLSDQGQFYLGKAYAQNGQIDNAETIFSQFKLDFPGSELIVNAEAELEYLKNYFGGSSSNETLESIIYLLGSVIEERPKDQVSFAYGKLFFDQLKDYKGAAALFRKVQAVTKDRDLQEDASYYTALSFDKLSKKTAEFKSYADSAVAEFKLLTGGKYADIAALSIVEHSLENINDVKERALKSKAYYAGLLDRYPASALRDQMLLKLGQSLWELGDIKPKAEVKDGKADKNKKDSTVTKKQFDSAIDCFDEIIRSYPSSSVIDDAYFKRLLCLTVIGQTDDLNKGLNDYLGGFSRGKYVANAKYMQARIKEQKREYAAAIVIYNELINQYYYTVFADSAAQGIGNNYLLTQQYESAIAAYQNSLQLDKDEFADIDILNVQATPHNPIDYKIALSYEKLNNITRAVEYYESYLFPDKKGDFAPQALFALGKIYEDKQDRLNAIRYYGTLSDGYPNSELGFNALNRIAEIQFEAQNYADAKKAYQVLSKLSKNNSEQVILDSRAIICTYRLGTVNLTTEMEKAFNKKYEKDKNLKMLLYNANAEFLYELGHYYQYDKLKYEPALKTYKDLLDDYKNVGIAADALFEMGVIRFNEGKSKEGFEIFQQIPQKYPDSEILPKVYLRSAIEAFKLEQVQTAIDACKIALQHPKIKPQDAKVGTDFLIKVYKAAGFYENALLLIQQYLDRFPDDEPANLFSKRIDIGVMHKNLKAYDRAIEYLKDLIKTASGEDEAEIQYNIAETYFAMGNFEQALLEYLRIPYLTLGTKFDWATAAKSQAAECYVKLAKYSEAIAMYDEIMKKHGTNSEYGRFAKNRIDEIRKMK